The Skermanella rosea sequence TGATCGAGCGCACGAGGCTGGGAGCATACCTGCGCGCCGCCACCGAGAACCCGGTGCTGGTCCAGGCCTTCGGCATCAACGTCCCGGTCATGATCACCGCCACGTACGGCTTCGGCGTGGCGCTCGCCGGCCTGGCCGGCGTGCTCGCGGCGCCGATCTACCAGGTCAACCCGCTGATGGGATCGCACCTCATCATCGTCGTCTTCGCCGTCGTCGTGATCGGCGGCATGGGCTCGATCCTCGGGGCCGTGCTGACCGGCTTCATGCTCGGCATCCTGGAGGGCTTCACCAAGGTGTTCTACCCCGAGGCCTCCAACATCGTGATCTTCGTCGTGATGGCCGTGGTGCTGCTGATCAAGCCGGCCGGTCTGTTCGGACGGGAGAAGTAAGCCATGGCAACCCATTCCCATAGCGAGGCCCTGCGGGCCGGCACGCCGCCGCAGGCCCGCCAGGGCTCGCCCGCGCTGAAATGGGCGGCGCTGGCGGCGCTGCTGCTGGTGGCGCTGGCAGCACCCTTCCAGCTCTATCCGGTGTTCCTGGCCAAGGCGCTGTGCTTCGCGCTGTTCGCCTGCGCCTTCAACCTGCTGATCGGCTATGTCGGGCTGCTGTCGTTCGGCCACGCGGCGTTCTTCGGCTCGGCCGCCTACGTGACCGCCCACGCGGTCAAGGTGTGGGGGCTGACGCCGGAGCTGGGCATCCTGCTCGGCGTCGCGGTGGCGGCGCTGTTCGGGCTGGCGTTCGGCTACCTGGCGATCCGGCGGCAGGGGATCTACTTCGCGATGGTGACGCTGGCGCTGTCGCAGATGGTGTTCTTCCTGGCGCTCCAGCTGCCGTTCACCGGCGGCGAGGACGGCATCCAGGCGGTGCCGCGGGGCCACCTGTTCGGGCTGGTCGACCTGGGCGACAACCTGACCATGTACTACTTCGTGCTGGCGGTGTTCCTGGCCGGGTTCCTGCTGATCTACCGCACCATCCACTCGCCGTTCGGCCAGGTGCTGAAGGCGATCCGGGAGAACGAGCCGCGGGCGGTGTCGCTGGGCTACAAGGTGGAGCAGTACAAGCTGGCGGCCTTCGTGATGTCGGCGGCGCTGGCAGGCCTCGCCGGCGGGACCAAGGCGATCGTGTTCCAGTTGGCCTCGCTGACCGACATCACCTGGCAGATGTCGGGCGAGGTGGTGCTGATGACGCTGCTGGGCGGGCTCGGCACGATCTTCGGACCCGTCGTCGGCGCCTTCCTGGTGGTCACCCTGCAGAACTACCTGGCCGGCACCCAGCTCCCCGTCACCGTGGTCACCGGCGTCATCTTCGTCGTCTGCGTCCTGCTGTTCCGCCGCGGCATCGTCGGCGAGATCGCCGCACGCCTCAAGCCCAGGGGCTGAGGCTTCACCGTTTGTGGCCATGGACGGCGGCTACGGCCGCCGTCTTTGTTTTTATGGTCGGTGTAATCAAGATCTTGTCGTGCGCCACGACAGGCCCGCGGCAAGACCCCGCGAGGTTTTGTCCAGAATGGGCAGCTTCCACCTCTATCCAAAGGGCAGTTGCAATACGCCGAAGTGACGACCAGATGCTTGTGTGCGCTGCACCTAAGATAAATATTAAATGCTGGTTTTAACGTCTGTGCAGAAATTTCATCCAAAATTACTTTGCTGCACCCGCGATATCGTGATATAGCGGCGCAACAATCACAGTTAATCAACCGTTAACGTCCCGTCCGGCTTCGGCTCGGACGCGAAGCGATACCTGAGGAGTAGACGATGGCGACCGAAAAGGACACCACCACTCGCACCGCCAAGGACGCAGGTGAGGAAACGGTGAAGACCACCCGTGCCGCCGCCGCGGAGGCCGCGGATACCGGCAAGAAGGCTTCCCGCGAAGCTGCCGACGTCGCGGAGAAGGGCGCGGAAGTTGCTCAGAAGACCGCCGAGCAGGGCGCCGAGACCGTCAAGCGCGGCATGGAAGCCGGCAGCGACGTCGCCGGGAAGGCCTCGCAGACGGTCGCCCGCGTCGCGGAGGACACCGCCGGAGCCGCCCGCCAGATGACCGAGCAGTCGAGCCAGCAGTTCGGCCGCGTCTTCAGCATGCAGGCCAAGGCTTCGGAGGAAGTCACCAAGCGGACCCAGCAGAACCTGGAAGTCATGATGCAGGCCAGCTCGGTCCTCGCCGACGGCTTCCAGTCGGTGATGCGCGAGTGGGTGAACTACACCCAGAGCGCGGTGCAGCGTAACATCGACGGCGTGAACTCGATCATGCGCGCCCGCACCGTTCAGGATCTGCTCGCCGCCCAGAGCGATCTCGTCAATGCCGAGGTCGAGCTTCTGCTGAACAGCAGCGTCAAGATTTCCGAGGTGACCGCCCGCGTCGCCAACGACGCCGCCCAGCGGATCAACGGGCAGGTCAAGCAGCAGGCCCGCAAGACCGCCTGATCCGGTTCATAAGCCAGGTCCGGTAAACGCCGCGGCTCCGAACGGGGCCGCGGCGTTTTCGTTATCCGGGGATCGGCCTCACTCCGGCACCAGCCACTCGACCCTCGAGCCGCCGGCCTCCGCGCCCAAGGCGCCGTGCAGGGCCGGGAGCACCGTCCGCAGCGCCTTGTCCAGCTGCCATGGGGGATTGACGACGATCATGCCGCAGCCGTTCAGCCGCTTGTGGGTGTCCTCCTCGTGGACGGTCAGTTCCGCGACGAGGATCTTCCGGATTCCGGTCCGTTCGAGCGAGTCCTGGAAACGCCAGACGGCCGGCCGCTCCTTGATCGGATACCACAGGGCGTAGATCCCCGTCGGCCACCGCCCGTGGCCGAGCGCCAGCGCCGCGACCATCCGCTCGAACTCGTCCGGCGTCTCGAAAGGCGGGTCGATCAGGACCATGCCGCGCCGCTCCTTCAGCGGCAGGTGCGCCTTCAGGGCATGGTAGCCATCCATGTGCTGGACGGAGGTATTCCGGTCGCGCGCGAATTCCTGCCGCAGGGTCTCGACATCCTCGGGATGCAACTCGGCCAGGAGCAGGCGGTCGGACGGCCGCATCAGCATGCGCGCCAGCCGCGGCGAGCCGGGATACCAGCGCAGCGGCCCGCCGGTGCCGTTGAGGTCGCGTATCGCGTCCAGATAGGGCGCCAAGTCGTCCGGAAGCCCGTCCGCGGCCGCCATGATCCGGGATATCCCGCCGAGATGCTCGCCGGTCCGGCCCGCCTCGGGCGAGGCGAGATCGTAGCGGCCGATGCCGGCATGGGTGTCCAGCACGCCGTAGGGCGTCTGCTTGAGTCCGAGCCGGCTCAGGATGATGGCGACGACGGCATGCTTCATGACGTCGGTGAAGCTGCCGGCGTGATAGATGTGGCGGTAGTTCATGGGCCGATCATGTAGCGCGTCGACCGGCGCCGGACCAGCCCCGCCTTGGGTGCCCGGGTCAGAACCGCCGCCTGCCGGTCACCCCTCGGCCGCGACCTGGGCGCGGCGGAACGCCCTGCGGGTATCCGGAGCGATCGCCGGATCGCCCTGGCGGGCGCAGCGGGCTCCGTCCAGCAGGGCCGCGCTGTTCAGGTCCAGGCTTTCCAGGTGCTTGTGGATCTTGCAGGTATAGTCCCGCTGCTGGGAGCGGCTGCCGCCGTTGTAGCGGGCCACCGCGACGCTCCAGCTGCCGGAATCGGCGCGAAGGCGCTTCAGGTAGCGGGCGGCGTACCAGACATTGGCGGACGGGTCGAGGATGCGTTCGACCGGGCGGAAGTTGGCCCGGTGATGCTGGACGGAGAGCTGCATGCAACCGACGGTCGCATTCGGCCGGATACGCCCCTGGCTGTCGAGCAGATGGTTCCGGGCCTCGTCCGCCGTCTCCGAATAGATCGCCTTGCCGTTGATGTTCATGGCATAGGGCTGGGGCCTGCCGTCTTGGCCGCTCTCCACCAGCGCGATCGACAGGAGGAGGCCGCGGGGGATGCCGAGTTCCTGCTCGGCTTCGAGGACATGCTCCGTGCAGCTTGCCGCCTGCGCAGTTCCGAAGGGGGTGAAGCCAAGTCCGGCCGCCATCAAGGCGAAAAGACCCATGCACCGGATGCTCGATCGCCGGCCAAGTGCCCGCATTGCTCTGATCCCCCTTGTCGCACCAGCTTGCGCGCTGGCACCGTGCGCACGCACGGATTTGACCACCGGCCGCCGATACCGGTACGGCGACCGCCTCCTCGCTTGAGTTCCAGATGCCACACCCGGCATCCGTAAGGATGTTTTCCAGATATTCTTCCGACCGTCAACTCCTATGTAACTCCAACCCGTTACACGGGAGAAACCGATCAGCTACGATCGAAGACGATAGTGGGCAAAATAGAGGTATTGAAAAACCAATATTGACCCTTCGGGTGGCATCTGCCATATCCCCTTGGTTATATGGCGGCAGCCTTTCACGGGTCCCTCAATCTTGACAGATCAGCTTCTCCGCCCGGCCGGTGACGATACGGCCGACCTTGCCAGTCCTGCAAATCCTTTGAGTCCCGCCGAATTCGCCCTCGTATCGGGCTATGCCCTGCGCGATGCCGGCGACGCGGCCGCCGCCGAGATGGCGTTCCGGCAGGCCGTCGCGGCCGATCCCGCATGCGGGGAAGCATCGGGAGCCCTGGCACAACTTCTCGCCGACGACGCGCGCTGGGATGAGGCCGCCGAGGCTTTCCGCGTCGCCTTGTCGCAGGAGCCCGGGCGGATGGATTGGCGGACCGGCCTGTCCGACACGCTGGTCCGATGCGGCGAAACCGCGGAAGCCATCGCCCTGTGGCAGGACCTGCTGGAGCGAAGGCCGGACAGCGCCGCCGGGCACCGCGCCCTGGCCCGTCTCCTGATCGGCGCGGGGCAGCCGCTGGAGGCGATCGAGCATTTCCGGGAGGCGCTCTTCCTGGATGCCGGGGACGCCGGGACGGCGGTCGAGCTGGCGGACGTCCTGGTGGCATCCGGCGATCCGCTCGCCGCGGTCGAGACCCTGCAGCCGGTGCTGCGCCGGCGTCCCGACCATGCGGCCGGCCAGTTCGTGCTGGGCCGCGCCTGGCTGGAGCTGGGCGAACGCTCCAAGGCGCTGACGGCGCTCCGGGCCTGCCTCGACGCCGATCCCGCCGATCTCCACGGCGCGGAAGCCCTGATCGCCCGGATCGAGGGTGACACGACCGAGACCATGTCGCAGGCCTATGTCCGCGCCCTGTTCGACCGCTATGCGGAGCGGTTCGACGAGGACCTGACCATCCGCCTGAAGTACCAGGCGCCCCAGACCCTGCGGGCTACCGTCGACCAGGTGCTCGGCCCTGGCGCCGCCGATCTCCACGTCCTGGACGTCGGGTGCGGCACGGGGCTGGCCGGCGTCGCCTTCAGGCCGCTGGCCGCACGGCTCCACGGGTCCGACCTGGCGCCCCGCATGGTGAGGAAGGCCGGGAGCCGCGGCGTCTACGACGGCCTGGAAGTCGGCGAGATGACCGCGGTGATGGCGCGGGAGCCAGGCGTCTGGGATCTCGTCGTCGCCGCCGACGTGCTCGTCTATGTGGGCGACCTGGCGGAGGTCATGGCCACCGCCGCCCTGGCCCTGAAGCCCGGCGGCCTGTTCTGCGCGACGACGGAGCGGTGCGACGGCGACGGCTTCGTGCTCGGCCCGTCGCGCCGCTTCGCCCACAGCCCGGCCTACCTCCGTCGCATGGTCGCCGAGGCGGGCCTGGAGATCGTCGTGCTGGAGGAGGCCGTGCCCCGCTGGGAGAAGGGGCAGCCGGTGCCCGGCCTGGTCATGGTCGCCCGGCTGCCGGCCTAGACGACCCGCATCAGCGGTTCCCGCTCGCCCTCGACCTGCCAGTGCGCGTTCAGGCGGCCCTCCTCGTCGAAATGGAGGGCCAGCCAGTTCCGCGCCCGGATGTAGCGGCGGCCGGTCTCGGGAAAGGGCACCATCTCCAGCGTCATGCCGTCGGCGATGGTCTCCGTCCCGCGGCTGAGCCGTTCCAGGACGTTCGCGTACATGCGGGACGGCGCCGGATGAACGATCCCGGAGGAGGTCAGCTGCCACAGGTCGAAGCCGGGGCCGTGGATCACCCCGCAGGCGCCCAGGTGGATCTCGCCGGAGACCACCGTGATCCGCATGTCCCGGTCGCGGGCCACGGCACCCAGCAGGCGGACGAGACGGATATACTCCTCCTCGTGGACGTAGCTGCGCCACTGGTCGCGCAGATCGTCCTCCATCGCGGCCTGCGCCGGCAGGAAGTTGATCAGCTTCTCCAGGGCATGCAGGTTCGCGAAGACCATCGGCACGCTCGACATCAGGAGCAGGTGGCGGCACCCGTCGAACCGGTCGAGCCAGCCGGGCAGGGCCTCCCATGTCGCCTCGGACATCACGCGCGCCTGCGTCCGCTCGGTGCGCAGGTCCGGGGCGAAGATCCCGAGATCGCCGATGCGGAAGCCCTGGGTGAAGGTGCCCAGTTCGCCGCCCCACACGCAATCCGGCGGGTCGTCAGGGGCGCAGCCGACCTGGAACAGGGCGAAGCTTCGGCGCGCGACCTCGTAGACCCCCTGGAAAACCGGGCAGGTCCGCCGGTCGTCGGGATGGGAACCCCAGCCGTCGAAGATGTCGTGGTCGTCCCACATCATGACGGACGGAACGGTCGACAGCAGGGCCGCCGCCTCCGCTTGGCTCCACTGGCGGCAATAGAGGTCGAAGTAGAAGTTTTCGGCCTCCTCCGACATCGCGGAAGTGAACGGCGCCGACAGCTGCTCCCGCGGGGGCAGTGAACCCCATTTCCGCAGGGAGGGGCAATCGTCCCAGACCGCGTCGGCATAGAGCTGGTCGCCCCCGTGCAGGAGCAGGTGGAAGGGGCGGACGCGGTGCTGTGCGTTCAGGTGGCCCCAGCGCGCATTGCGCGGCAGGTCCTGCTGGCTGAACACCGATTCGTCCTCGGTCCCGTTGCAGGCGGTATAGGCGATCCGCGGCATTCCGGACAGGCCGGGAACCGTCATGTACCAGCGGTCCCCGCCGCGGAAGCCGTAGCCGACGCGGGTGTCGTCCGCCGCGCGCGGGACCGCGAATTCCCAGCGCCAGACATGGCGCTGGCCGAGCGACGCGACATGGCGGGGCGGCACGGGAAGCATCACGCCGTCGACGGCCATGTCCGGAGGTTCGGCCGCCCCGGTCAGGACGAAAAGGGCGGAAACCCGCCAGCGTTCACCCTGCACGCCGCGGAAATGCAGGACTGGACCGATCAGCTCTCGACGTTCTTTCTTCTTCGGCGGCAACGGCATTCAAAGGCGCCCGACTATCCTGGAAGTTCGACCGAGGAATATGAACGCCCCGTCCGGACGCGGGTTCCGTTTGCACCGTGAAGATTTGAGCCGGGTCGCCGGGACCGGCGGATCAGGTTCCTTCCGACCTGCGCCGGCGGAGAATGTCGAGCATCCGCTCGGGTACCGGTTCGTTGAGGACGCCGTCGTAGATCCGGTGAAGCTCCTGAACATGCTGGCGATACTGCTGGAGCAGGGCGGCGGCTTCGATGTCGGTCTTGATCACCAACTCCACCTCCCGCTTTTCCTCGTCGCTCAGCGCGCCATCAAGATAGGCATTGATGTCGCTCATGGTCAGTCGCTTCATTGGTGTACATCCCGGCGCTACTAGGGGCGGTTCACCCCGCAACGGGAACAAACCGAAGCAGGCGGTCTCCTGATGGACAATGAGCACTCTTGAGGCCGTCAAGCACTTCTATGCCATTTACGCTAAACCACCGGGTATCCGCAATGGCGTTCGCGGACCGCGACCTCCCGGTATGCATGAAAAAGCGACTGAACCGGCTACAATCGTGGCGTCGGGTCCTAAACAAAGTTCCCCCTCTCCTTGTTCCGGCGGGAGGTGCCCGGCTGACTTCCTTCCGGGCGCCTCCCGCCGGGCATACGGCAGGAGCCATGGAACCTGCGGCCAGCCTCCGGGTCAGGCGGCCATCAGGGTGTTCAGCCGCTCGCGGGCGCGGCACAGGCGCGACCGGATCGTGCCGATCGACACGTTCAGCTTCTCCGCCGCTTCCTGGTAGGGGCGACCCTCGATGGCGACCAGCCGCACGACCTTGCGCTGGCAGGGCGTCAGGCTGTCGAAGGCGCGGTCGACGTCGCGGAACACGAGGCGGGAGAGCTGGGCCGGTTCGACCGACATGGCGTGGTCCCACAGCTCGACCTTTGTGACGTGCTTGTCGCGCTGCAGATTATTGAAGTGAAGGTTCTTCAGCATGGTCGTCAGCCATGCCTGCATGTTGGTGCCGGGTTCGAAGCGATGGGAACGCGACAGGGCACGCGCCAGGCAGTCCTGGGTGAGGTCTTCGGCGCTCGAAGCGTCGCGAGTAAGCTTACAGGCATAGCGCTGCAGATTGGGAATGCAGTTGACTAGTTCCATGTCGAACGAGTAAGCCATAGTACGCTCCAATGGTCTCTGTTCTGGGAGGGCGGCCCCGGGGTCTGGTGCTGCGCCCTCGAACGGTCGGGAGTGGGTTTGGTCCCAGGCGGTCCGGACTGGCAGGTCCTGGAGCGTCCGGTGCCTCACCGGGTCTTGGTCGGCGGAGGTGAACTTGTCCCGCATCGCGGGCAAAGCTTCGCCCTGGAGTGCCGGTGGCAGCCGGCCCTCCCCGGATCCGGCGCCGGTGAAGGCGCCTTGTCGGACCCGGTCCTCTGGGTTCAATTCATGAGCGGTCCATGCTGGTCACGGTCGGCTTGTCGATCCCTCATCGCTGCGGAGCGTGCCCGGTGGCTCCAGTTTCTGGCGCCGGCCCGGTTGCTCCGGTGTTGGTGCGATTTCAACGTGGACCGTTTGCGAATGTTCCAATCGGGAGAACCAAAGAAATTCGCAGGGGAAGTGCAAATAAGCGGTATATCGATTAGCTGCGCCCGGCTTCACCATTCGTCCGACCATCCAAACGTCTTATGAACTCGCGAACGATAATTTTATACAATTCATCTTTTAATCTGAGGTCCTCCACCCCGGTATCAATGTTCGGATTGTCATTGATCTCGATGACGAAGATGCCGCGATCGTTCTGCTTCAGATCAACTCCGTAGAGTCCATTGCCGATCAGGCCCGCGGCCTTTACCGCGATCTCCACGACGGCCTTGGGCGCCTCCTCCACCAGCATGGTCTTGAAGGAGCCCTGCTCGAACCGTCCGTCGCTGTTGTGCTTGACGATCTGCCAGTGTTTCTTCGCCATCAGGTACTGGCAGACGAAGATCGGCTGCCGGTTCAGCACGCCGACCCGCCAGTCGAACTCCGTATACATGAATTCCTGGGCGAGGATGACGTCGGACTCTTCGAACAGGGTGGCGGCTGTCGCCTCCAGCTCTCCCCGGTTCTGCACTTTGTAGACCCCGCGCGAGAACGACCCGTCCGGGATCTTCAGGACGATGGGGTAGGGGATGTCCTGCTCGATCGTCGCGACCTTCGCCTTGTCGAGGATGATGGTCTTCGGCGCCGGCACCTTGTTCGCCCTGAGCAGTTCGGCCAGGTAGACCTTGTTGGTGCATCTCAGGATCGAGTTGGGATCGTCGATCACCGCCATGCCTTCCTTCTCCGCCTTCTTGGCGAAGCGGTAGGTATGGTCGTCCAGCGACGTGGTCTCGCGGATGAACAGCGCGTCGTACTCCGCGAGGCGCAGATAGTCCTTCTTCTCGATCGGCTCGATGGCTATGCCCAGCGCCTCCCCGGCCCTGATGAATTTCTGCAGCGTCTTGGCGCTGCTGGGCGGCAGCTCGTCCTTGGGGTTGTGCAGCATCGCCATGGTGTAGCGGGGCGGCGCCTTCTCCGTCGGCTCGCGCCAGGTCGCCTTGGTATAGGCGTCGAGCGCGGCGCGGAAATGGTCCTCCTGGTCGGTCCGCAGGTCGTCCAGCGACAGGGGCTGGAGCGAATGGATGTGCCAGTCGTCCTTCAGGCGGATCTGGATCTTCAGCATGGGGCACCGGAACACGTCGAAGGCGCGCCGGGTCACATCCTGGAACCGGCGGTCGTCGGCGCTGCCGAAGAAACTGTAGAGCGTGAACGACGCCTCGGGCGGCTGCGCCATGCGCTTCAGGCGCCGGCGCAGCAGCTCCTCCAGCTCGGGCAGGGCGTAGCGGTAGATGCTCTTCTGGCTGAGGTCCAGGATGGTCTTGACCGACGGGATGACCTTCTGCGTGCGCGCCTCGGCGAGCAGCGAGCAGTAGTAGCCGGCGCCCAGATAGCTGTAGGCCCGGCTTAGGTTGACGATCTTGGGGTTGCGGGACCGGACTGCGTCCGGCCGGGCGATGTAGTCCTTGGTGGTGATGATCTCGAGATCGGTGCGGTCGAATTTGAAGTCGGAGGACCTGTCGACGATGATCAGATGGGACGACATTCAGTGTTGATCCTGGCGGGTTTGACCCCGCGCGGGTCCTTGCCGGCGGGATCGGAGGACGACCATGGCCTTGAGCTGGGCCTTGCCGTAGCGGGCCATGCGCTCGAAGTCCTTCTTGAGGATGGGCATGTTGACGCGATCCGTGTCGCTGGTGTGCTTGGCTGTTTCGACCAGGGGGTCGTGGACATAGAAGAACCGTTCGTCGCATCCCGCGACAACGACCCAGTGGGGAAACTTCTCGTGGTAGATCCGGTAGGAGCTGATCAGCACCACCGGGATTGCTCCTGACGCCACGAGCTCGGTCAGCTCGCCGGCGCCGAAGCTCCGGTAGCCGACCGCGATGTCGGTTTCCGCGATGTCCTTCTGCATGTCCTCCTGGACGAGCCGGAGCACCTCCTTCTTTTCCTCGCTGCGCACGCTGTCCAGGAACAGCGCGCGGTCGTCGTTGAGGACCAGTTCCACGCCGAAGCCGCGCCGCCAGGCGGACAGGGCCAGCCCATAGGGACCGCATCCGCCATGGCCGGACGTCATGAAGATGGTGGTGGATTCCCGCCAGATCCGCAGTTCCAGCGCCCTGTTCAGGTCGAGCGTGGGATCGAGCGCCTTCATCGCCATCATCAGGGCCGACGGGCCACAGGTGAAATCCAAAGTTTGTTCATAATAGGGCACCCGGATGCCGCGCGGTCCGGCGGCGTTGGCCAGCCGCTTTTCCAGCCGCAGCGCCTCCATGTGGTCGGCGTAATAGTCCCGGTAGATGCCGAATTCCCGGTAGCCCGCCCGGCGGTAAAGCTCGATGGCCGGCTCGTTGTCGCGCCGCACCTCCAGCCTGAGATAGACGCACTCGTGCTCCTTGGCCTCGCGCTCGGCTTCCGCCAGCAGCCTTTGGGCTACCCCTTGCCGCCTGAAATCCGGATCGACCGCGAACGAGTAGAGCCGCGCCAGGGAAGTCCCGGCATTGAACAGGAGAAGCACGTAGCCCGCGATGCGGCGCGGCTGCGGCGGTCCCTCCCCGGCGGTGCCGGCGGCGGATGCCACCGCATGGGTTTCGACCAGGCAGACGGCGTTACCGCGCTTGAGGAGGTAATTGAAGTTGCGTCGGGTGAGGCGGTCCGACTCGAACGAGCGGTTCTCGACCTCCAAAAGCGCCGGGATATCCGAAACGGTAGCGCGTCTGATCGTATTTGCCGGCGCACTCTGGTGGATTAGTTTTGTATGCGTGGTATGGTCCAGCATCTTGCCCTACGGGATAGGCACCGGCACGGTCGGTGGCACCACATCCTACTCTCTTCACGATAGCAGGGAAGATGCTGCGAAATGAACCGGGCGCCGAGATCCGGACAGCAACGCTTAGGAAGTCTTAACTAAAAAAGCGGTACACGGTTAATCATTCGCGTGGCACGAGGGGACGCGCGATCCGATTCATGAAGTTTGCAGCAGAAAGTCGCGTATCCATGGACGCTCGCTACAATCCGCGGAACCTGGAACACCGGGGCCTTGACACCGAAGCCTTCAAGAGGTCCTTCCTCGAAGGCCTGGTTTACACGGTCGGCAAGGATAGCCGCTCGGCTACTCGCCGCGATTGGTTCACCACGTCGGCGTTCGCGGTGAGGGATCGCCTGGTCGACCGCTGGATGGAGACCACGCGCAACTACTACCAGGCCGACGCCAAGCGGGTCTATTACCTTTCCCTGGAGTTCCTGATCGGCCGCCTGATGACCAACAGCCTCGCCAACCTGGGCGTGATGCAGGCGGTCGGCGAGGCGCTGGACGGATTG is a genomic window containing:
- a CDS encoding anti-sigma factor family protein, with protein sequence MKRLTMSDINAYLDGALSDEEKREVELVIKTDIEAAALLQQYRQHVQELHRIYDGVLNEPVPERMLDILRRRRSEGT
- a CDS encoding 23S rRNA (adenine(2030)-N(6))-methyltransferase RlmJ, which translates into the protein MNYRHIYHAGSFTDVMKHAVVAIILSRLGLKQTPYGVLDTHAGIGRYDLASPEAGRTGEHLGGISRIMAAADGLPDDLAPYLDAIRDLNGTGGPLRWYPGSPRLARMLMRPSDRLLLAELHPEDVETLRQEFARDRNTSVQHMDGYHALKAHLPLKERRGMVLIDPPFETPDEFERMVAALALGHGRWPTGIYALWYPIKERPAVWRFQDSLERTGIRKILVAELTVHEEDTHKRLNGCGMIVVNPPWQLDKALRTVLPALHGALGAEAGGSRVEWLVPE
- a CDS encoding branched-chain amino acid ABC transporter permease; the protein is MATHSHSEALRAGTPPQARQGSPALKWAALAALLLVALAAPFQLYPVFLAKALCFALFACAFNLLIGYVGLLSFGHAAFFGSAAYVTAHAVKVWGLTPELGILLGVAVAALFGLAFGYLAIRRQGIYFAMVTLALSQMVFFLALQLPFTGGEDGIQAVPRGHLFGLVDLGDNLTMYYFVLAVFLAGFLLIYRTIHSPFGQVLKAIRENEPRAVSLGYKVEQYKLAAFVMSAALAGLAGGTKAIVFQLASLTDITWQMSGEVVLMTLLGGLGTIFGPVVGAFLVVTLQNYLAGTQLPVTVVTGVIFVVCVLLFRRGIVGEIAARLKPRG
- a CDS encoding sigma-70 family RNA polymerase sigma factor — translated: MAYSFDMELVNCIPNLQRYACKLTRDASSAEDLTQDCLARALSRSHRFEPGTNMQAWLTTMLKNLHFNNLQRDKHVTKVELWDHAMSVEPAQLSRLVFRDVDRAFDSLTPCQRKVVRLVAIEGRPYQEAAEKLNVSIGTIRSRLCRARERLNTLMAA
- a CDS encoding RimK family protein, yielding MSSHLIIVDRSSDFKFDRTDLEIITTKDYIARPDAVRSRNPKIVNLSRAYSYLGAGYYCSLLAEARTQKVIPSVKTILDLSQKSIYRYALPELEELLRRRLKRMAQPPEASFTLYSFFGSADDRRFQDVTRRAFDVFRCPMLKIQIRLKDDWHIHSLQPLSLDDLRTDQEDHFRAALDAYTKATWREPTEKAPPRYTMAMLHNPKDELPPSSAKTLQKFIRAGEALGIAIEPIEKKDYLRLAEYDALFIRETTSLDDHTYRFAKKAEKEGMAVIDDPNSILRCTNKVYLAELLRANKVPAPKTIILDKAKVATIEQDIPYPIVLKIPDGSFSRGVYKVQNRGELEATAATLFEESDVILAQEFMYTEFDWRVGVLNRQPIFVCQYLMAKKHWQIVKHNSDGRFEQGSFKTMLVEEAPKAVVEIAVKAAGLIGNGLYGVDLKQNDRGIFVIEINDNPNIDTGVEDLRLKDELYKIIVREFIRRLDGRTNGEAGRS
- a CDS encoding phasin family protein; translated protein: MATEKDTTTRTAKDAGEETVKTTRAAAAEAADTGKKASREAADVAEKGAEVAQKTAEQGAETVKRGMEAGSDVAGKASQTVARVAEDTAGAARQMTEQSSQQFGRVFSMQAKASEEVTKRTQQNLEVMMQASSVLADGFQSVMREWVNYTQSAVQRNIDGVNSIMRARTVQDLLAAQSDLVNAEVELLLNSSVKISEVTARVANDAAQRINGQVKQQARKTA
- a CDS encoding tetratricopeptide repeat protein; the encoded protein is MSPAEFALVSGYALRDAGDAAAAEMAFRQAVAADPACGEASGALAQLLADDARWDEAAEAFRVALSQEPGRMDWRTGLSDTLVRCGETAEAIALWQDLLERRPDSAAGHRALARLLIGAGQPLEAIEHFREALFLDAGDAGTAVELADVLVASGDPLAAVETLQPVLRRRPDHAAGQFVLGRAWLELGERSKALTALRACLDADPADLHGAEALIARIEGDTTETMSQAYVRALFDRYAERFDEDLTIRLKYQAPQTLRATVDQVLGPGAADLHVLDVGCGTGLAGVAFRPLAARLHGSDLAPRMVRKAGSRGVYDGLEVGEMTAVMAREPGVWDLVVAADVLVYVGDLAEVMATAALALKPGGLFCATTERCDGDGFVLGPSRRFAHSPAYLRRMVAEAGLEIVVLEEAVPRWEKGQPVPGLVMVARLPA
- a CDS encoding GNAT family N-acetyltransferase/peptidase C39 family protein — its product is MEVENRSFESDRLTRRNFNYLLKRGNAVCLVETHAVASAAGTAGEGPPQPRRIAGYVLLLFNAGTSLARLYSFAVDPDFRRQGVAQRLLAEAEREAKEHECVYLRLEVRRDNEPAIELYRRAGYREFGIYRDYYADHMEALRLEKRLANAAGPRGIRVPYYEQTLDFTCGPSALMMAMKALDPTLDLNRALELRIWRESTTIFMTSGHGGCGPYGLALSAWRRGFGVELVLNDDRALFLDSVRSEEKKEVLRLVQEDMQKDIAETDIAVGYRSFGAGELTELVASGAIPVVLISSYRIYHEKFPHWVVVAGCDERFFYVHDPLVETAKHTSDTDRVNMPILKKDFERMARYGKAQLKAMVVLRSRRQGPARGQTRQDQH
- a CDS encoding transglycosylase SLT domain-containing protein, which gives rise to MGLFALMAAGLGFTPFGTAQAASCTEHVLEAEQELGIPRGLLLSIALVESGQDGRPQPYAMNINGKAIYSETADEARNHLLDSQGRIRPNATVGCMQLSVQHHRANFRPVERILDPSANVWYAARYLKRLRADSGSWSVAVARYNGGSRSQQRDYTCKIHKHLESLDLNSAALLDGARCARQGDPAIAPDTRRAFRRAQVAAEG
- a CDS encoding alkaline phosphatase D family protein; the protein is MPLPPKKKERRELIGPVLHFRGVQGERWRVSALFVLTGAAEPPDMAVDGVMLPVPPRHVASLGQRHVWRWEFAVPRAADDTRVGYGFRGGDRWYMTVPGLSGMPRIAYTACNGTEDESVFSQQDLPRNARWGHLNAQHRVRPFHLLLHGGDQLYADAVWDDCPSLRKWGSLPPREQLSAPFTSAMSEEAENFYFDLYCRQWSQAEAAALLSTVPSVMMWDDHDIFDGWGSHPDDRRTCPVFQGVYEVARRSFALFQVGCAPDDPPDCVWGGELGTFTQGFRIGDLGIFAPDLRTERTQARVMSEATWEALPGWLDRFDGCRHLLLMSSVPMVFANLHALEKLINFLPAQAAMEDDLRDQWRSYVHEEEYIRLVRLLGAVARDRDMRITVVSGEIHLGACGVIHGPGFDLWQLTSSGIVHPAPSRMYANVLERLSRGTETIADGMTLEMVPFPETGRRYIRARNWLALHFDEEGRLNAHWQVEGEREPLMRVV